A single genomic interval of Variovorax sp. PMC12 harbors:
- a CDS encoding response regulator yields the protein MQAIERILVVDDDVDIRQLLSDYLSNAGYKVAAASSGLEMHRQLGQQSISLVVLDVMMPGEDGLSLCRDLHAKGGPPVILLTARGALLDRIIGLEMGADDYLPKPFDPRELLARIKVVLRRLRSFPPPCEAESARTVRFDGWQLDTRTHQLLSPSQVVLSLGGSDYRVLRLLLQNAHRTLSRDFLIEHAFGKERAPFDRAIDVCISRLRVTLQDDARMPRMIRTVRHAGYVMSVDALEER from the coding sequence ATGCAAGCGATTGAACGAATTCTTGTCGTCGACGACGATGTCGACATCCGGCAACTGCTGTCGGACTATCTGAGCAACGCGGGCTACAAGGTAGCTGCCGCATCGAGCGGGCTGGAGATGCATCGGCAGCTCGGCCAGCAGTCGATTTCGCTCGTGGTGCTCGACGTGATGATGCCCGGCGAGGACGGACTGTCTCTGTGCCGCGACCTGCATGCCAAAGGCGGGCCTCCTGTCATTCTTCTGACGGCACGCGGCGCACTGCTCGATCGCATCATCGGCCTGGAGATGGGCGCGGACGACTACTTGCCCAAGCCCTTCGACCCGCGCGAGCTGTTGGCACGCATCAAGGTCGTGCTGCGACGCCTTCGCAGCTTTCCGCCCCCGTGCGAGGCCGAAAGCGCCCGGACGGTGCGCTTCGATGGGTGGCAGCTCGACACCCGCACGCATCAACTGCTGTCGCCCAGCCAGGTGGTCCTGTCGCTGGGTGGCTCGGACTACCGGGTGCTGCGCCTGCTGCTGCAGAACGCGCACCGCACGCTGAGCCGCGACTTCCTCATCGAGCATGCCTTCGGCAAGGAGCGCGCGCCGTTCGACCGGGCCATCGATGTGTGCATCAGCCGCCTGCGCGTGACCCTCCAGGACGATGCGCGCATGCCGCGAATGATCCGTACGGTGCGGCATGCGGGCTATGTGATGTCGGTCGATGCGCTCGAAGAGCGCTGA
- a CDS encoding phage integrase family protein, with the protein MDTLQSLDNVPQAHDSVAAWFDPLLSERLEQAGFGTLGQLVQRINDTGTTWWYPVRGIGVTRAERLVQWLHEQQESTGMQVHLANLQSHRRGSHASRSPSKT; encoded by the coding sequence ATGGACACGCTTCAATCGCTCGACAACGTACCTCAGGCACACGACAGCGTGGCCGCGTGGTTCGATCCGCTGTTGTCCGAACGGCTTGAGCAGGCCGGCTTCGGCACGCTCGGGCAATTGGTGCAACGGATCAACGACACCGGAACGACCTGGTGGTATCCGGTGCGAGGCATCGGTGTCACGCGTGCCGAGCGTCTGGTGCAGTGGCTGCATGAACAGCAGGAAAGCACGGGCATGCAGGTGCACCTGGCCAATCTGCAATCACACAGACGCGGCAGCCACGCAAGCCGGTCGCCCTCAAAGACATAG
- a CDS encoding ATP-binding protein: MRSKSAEARSVDAAGQGRWRRWLPWPRSLGGRLALILVMGMLAAQALTSSVWFDMRYRHAMEMPIRLVSIQLADTLRVLRSMPVEAVPQALAQLGSESFRLALRDGPMPQSPRPDNTLEAVQDILSQSLSDRLGSGVDATLLSAELADDTGRSANAWTLLNAREPVGHFRIALQLPGQAAQWIEVVASEAQGGIEAKPFSIVADYVLRIYVLRIMVFVAIALVAVRLALRPLRRLAEAADALGRDLHSPPLSEGGPREVHQAARTFNLMQRRLIQDIGERTRFLAAVSHDLRSPITRLRLRAEFLPPGEMQDKFRKDLGDMESLISSTLDYIRGADHNEPRRSVDVNSLLAGLRADFEETGGTVTLHGHAREPLPAYASSLRRCVQNLIENAIRYGGAAHVRIDDSAQALRIRIEDAGPGIPEASLEQVFEPFLRLEESRNLASGGTGLGLSIARSIALAHDGSITLRNRGEGGLEALLTLPRTAG; encoded by the coding sequence ATGCGCTCGAAGAGCGCTGAGGCGCGCAGCGTCGACGCGGCCGGGCAGGGGCGTTGGCGGCGCTGGCTGCCGTGGCCGCGATCGCTGGGAGGCAGGCTCGCGCTGATCCTCGTGATGGGCATGCTGGCCGCGCAGGCATTGACCAGTTCGGTCTGGTTCGACATGCGCTACCGCCATGCGATGGAGATGCCGATTCGCCTGGTGTCGATCCAGCTGGCAGACACCCTGCGCGTCCTGCGGTCGATGCCGGTGGAGGCGGTGCCACAGGCCCTGGCGCAACTGGGCTCGGAAAGCTTCAGGCTCGCATTGCGGGACGGGCCGATGCCGCAGTCGCCGCGTCCCGACAACACGCTGGAAGCCGTGCAGGACATCCTGAGCCAGTCGCTGAGCGACCGGCTCGGCAGCGGAGTCGACGCCACGCTGCTGTCGGCCGAACTGGCCGACGACACCGGGCGGTCGGCGAACGCCTGGACCTTGCTGAACGCGCGCGAACCGGTCGGTCACTTCCGCATCGCTTTGCAGTTGCCGGGCCAGGCCGCGCAGTGGATCGAGGTCGTGGCGTCCGAGGCGCAGGGTGGCATCGAGGCCAAGCCCTTCAGCATCGTGGCCGACTACGTGCTGCGCATCTATGTGCTGCGCATCATGGTGTTCGTCGCGATCGCGCTGGTCGCGGTGCGCCTGGCGCTCAGGCCGTTGCGCCGGCTGGCCGAAGCGGCGGATGCGCTGGGCCGCGACCTGCACAGCCCGCCGCTGTCCGAAGGCGGACCGCGCGAAGTGCACCAGGCGGCCCGCACGTTCAACCTCATGCAGCGGCGGCTGATCCAGGACATCGGCGAACGCACGCGCTTCCTGGCGGCGGTGTCCCACGATCTTCGCTCGCCCATCACTCGCCTGCGGCTGCGCGCTGAGTTCCTGCCGCCCGGAGAGATGCAGGACAAGTTCCGCAAGGACCTGGGCGACATGGAATCGCTGATCTCGTCGACGCTGGACTACATCCGCGGCGCGGACCACAACGAGCCCCGCCGATCGGTGGACGTGAACAGCCTGCTGGCGGGCCTGCGTGCGGATTTCGAGGAGACCGGCGGGACCGTCACGCTGCACGGCCACGCGCGCGAGCCGCTGCCGGCCTACGCCAGCAGCCTTCGGCGCTGCGTGCAGAACCTGATCGAGAACGCGATCCGCTATGGCGGCGCGGCGCATGTCCGCATCGATGATTCGGCGCAGGCACTGCGCATCCGCATCGAGGACGCCGGTCCGGGCATTCCCGAGGCTTCGCTGGAGCAGGTCTTCGAGCCCTTTTTGCGGCTGGAGGAATCCCGCAACCTGGCCTCGGGCGGAACCGGGCTCGGCCTGTCGATCGCACGCTCGATTGCGTTGGCGCATGACGGCTCGATCACGCTGCGCAACCGCGGCGAAGGCGGCCTCGAAGCGCTGCTGACCCTGCCCAGGACCGCGGGGTAG